The Chanos chanos chromosome 6, fChaCha1.1, whole genome shotgun sequence genome includes a region encoding these proteins:
- the rskra gene encoding ribosomal protein S6 kinase-related protein has protein sequence MGGDVSKHKPERQMEWALPGFISLFLPEFPHRFDEHMHIQILGLITKGLFGPILKVKEKETDKIYAVKVLPKSEVLRHGALAQSKEEVIIQRQVRHPFLLSLQDCWQSQRNLFIMCDYCSSGDLYTYWMLTGHFGENEVRVFAAELGSALGFLHDFGVMHRDVKMENILLTEQGHLRLADFGLSRRLRRGERTFTICGTIQYMAPEVLSGGPYNHAADWWSLGILLYALATGKFPLSPEADHSNMLTKVREHSYDMPHTFSPPLALLLRELLCKTPARRLRSFERFKTQKFFHGTSFDSELLQKTPVELILDLQKHPDRAAKAMRGLTVDYFQNFDCDLLNSQATATDLSPTLDHREAS, from the exons ATGGGCGGTGATGTGAGCAAACACAAG CCTGAGAGGCAGATGGAGTGGGCTCTTCCAGGCTTCATCTCACTCTTCCTTCCAGAGTTTCCTCACCGCTTTGAtgaacatatgcatatacag ATCCTTGGGTTAATCACGAAAGGTTTGTTTGGACCAATATTGAAGGTgaaggaaaaggaaacagacaAGATCTATGCTGTTAAG GTTTTACCAAAATCTGAGGTTCTGAGACATGGAGCTTTGGCACAGTCAAAAGAGGAAGTTATAATTCAG CGGCAGGTCAGACATCCATTCCTCCTCAGTCTGCAGGACTGTTGGCAGAGCCAGCGCAATCTCTTCATCA TGTGTGATTACTGCAGCTCTGGAGACTTGTACACTTACTGGATGCTGACTGGGCATTTTGGAGAGAATGAGGTGAGAGTGTTTGCTGCTGAGCTGGGAAGTGCTTTGG GATTTCTTCATGACTTTGGGGTTATGCACAGGGATGTGAAG ATGGAAAACATTCTCTTAACTGAACAAG GCCACCTCCGTCTGGCTGATTTCGGACTGTCTCGTCGCCTTCGACGCGGGGAAAGAACATTTACAATCTGTGGTACAATTCAGTACATGG CCCCTGAAGTTCTGAGTGGGGGTCCCTATAACCATGCTGCTGACTGGTGGTCCCTCGGCATTCTCTTATATGCTCTGGCTACTGGAAAG TTTCCTTTATCTCCAGAAGCAGATCACAGCAACATGTTGACTAAAGTCAGGGAACATTCATACGACATGCCTCACACTTTCAGCCCGCCTCTGGCCCTTTTgctcagagag CTCCTGTGCAAGACTCCAGCACGTCGCTTGCGCAGCTTTGAGCGATTTAAAACGCAGAAGTTTTTCCACGGCACATCTTTTGACTCTGAGCTGCTGCAGAAGACACCTGTCGAGCTGATTCTGGATCTTCAGAAACATCCAGACCGTGCAGCAAAAGCAATGCGGGGGTTAACGGTGGATTACTTCCAGAACTTTGATTGTGACCTCCTCAATTCCCAAGCTACCGCAACTGATTTATCACCTACTTTGGATCACAGAGAAGCCAGCTAG
- the LOC115814454 gene encoding protein KIAA0100-like, whose amino-acid sequence MPVLLTAFLAFLLLGILSLILFRWFVSNLAVRFFHNVFNAELKIKSVGLFSVRGISIQFQPQHTLEIDRIWISSKLLNQDLPRYLALCVGETRVRIDLLEPVQPRVSKGSRRNDRKLPLSSSKLHLLSQLLSLHIDSINVVVLNLALSESLWHMTTTGITLLLDHQSKRLAWDFSVGQLSSKVLKSSRLQDTCLAEVSLSLALTGDVSLPDLRPGGLGLSVRTLQVELHEGLFRSQLLPPPPPESTHTMAETAECEEDSYVQTAAVEQFHKLVPQKVNVEFENTNMTLSMHSQKRHLNWTLKSLKVSYGRDDEQLPLRSFTPELCFPQSSLELLLEDGLLLSQSRQRIICLNTLRTVLQVTSVDISGSVTVNTCIIHYRHQEFSHWLDLFPWEQLSHRKTTHRKKRFPHLDAPVMVSSSVSNVNVSVQLGDTPPFALGFLSAGAELQHLLDISTDAESLKSQNVHQRASLTLDHFWWRVGQGSHIQQAPHPPGKHVWGEALILDSLKLQCSCNKPQMETSSRSESVCAEASLRGLQVEVSETCALCLSRLLSLFRVNRMKENKTKIPPDLAPSPVTELPSPLSQGHVPLLFKLELNLEDVNVFTLSNVAGAVALRVDTVGALGSGESSSVSVRGVSLAMVKTITETMEPCCPAAQTVNPLLSLTTLTVSYHLSIHTLEVRCENDLLMQWTPSDHMFLYHHFTESQSCWNTLSTALSLKQKDQAAEAAASPGRSLSVRVELDGTRLRAHVGEESFILLHADSLFLYKHTGSVHMKAPHLVFNFDGNNIFSFSGIDVQMLEDLEEIRMHRGHFPFLTTPQNRVWLFTCPSVVIEFPYQYNFSNTFDKAISVQKWLKTLHRGSSPPSEPQRLPPDLLFRVNQFSFVFLDDVFEIKLRDNYELMKDESKESAKRLQLLDKKVADLRKQHGELLPARKIEELYTSLERKHIEIYIQRSRRLYANTPMRKSLLTWTVSDLELVVLADVSLHGPERVREQLRDIDGISPFPRDGLPLVIQWCRAIKFKLTAFLVRIRDYPRYLFEIREWALSGRLIGTEQDGGIRARRKQVVQLGQPWGDVTVHRNMPPLKFYYDVHSNISLYTIVWGPCWDPAWTLIGQAVDLLTKPTADPSPPLAWWDKSRLLLHGRWVMDIDQANLHQLATEDPYNTTENLHWEWNKLNFDWNPGQFVFKGDMDVNVRTASKYDDICFLHLPNLCMTLDLQWLCHGNPHDHHAVMLCCAENIADVTSGQPHDSYRAFRSENLNLSITMDLNQHSAAEPCQPRILLYSSTLRWMQNFWATWTSVSRPICRGKLFHSLRPIRKKLGQHYKQMSYTAAFPQLQVHYWASFAQQRGIQLECSKGHIFTRGTQRLIPQAGTVMRRLISEWNVTQMVSELSLVTVHLMASTWDETADHQINAQVKKTHLLSLSSLSYQRQSNRMEEEVNSKDESNASYTHKLCLVDLRASWTTTNRNIAFGLYDGYKKAAVLKRNLSTEALKGLRIDTQIQAKKLKRSMSSYSPNTAPATPVIPTASRAEKSPNEGTSMLQKLIEETDKFVVFSEEEAGVSEQLCGIAACQTDDVYNRNWFIELVNCQMMLRGTETAGCVLVSAAKAQLLQCEHHPAWYNDTLKQKTTWTCLLDGMQYFATMEPNPSEQEDWQLWLEVKNIEEHRQRHLDSVQELMESGQAVGGMVSTTTDWNQPSQVQETQQVQRIISRCSCRMYYIGYSHDIDPELATQIKPPEMRDSHEKEDLLKKQAGAVDTFTLIHNDLEISTNPVQYAMILDIVNNLLLHVEPKRKEHSEKKQRVRFQLEISSNPEEQRSSILHLQEAVRQHVAQIRRLEKQIYSNMRAQTEEMRGDELSDINLRLQNQLNQEKTDLQMKSEELNILIRCFKDFQLQRANKLELRKPPEDVSVVRRTEFYFAQARWCLTEEDGQLGIAELELQRFMYSKLNKSDDTAEHLLELGWFTMNNLLPNAAYKVVLRPQSPCQSGRQLALRIFSKVRPPVGGISVKEHFEVNVVPLTIQLMYQFFKRMMGFFFPGRNVEEEEVSDEEDKFRLVTTGVVKPRQLSEDSIGGLTPSKGVAQGLNRTAGVRRSFRKPPEHPVDDIDKMKERAAMNNSFIYIKIPQVPLCVSYKGEKSSVDWKDLNLVLPCLEYHNNTWTWLDFAMAVKRDSRKALVAQMIKEKLRLKPAAGSESRGKTADGKTDSSLQQQEEDEKARLLIGLSTADKSSSKKSIFSRRK is encoded by the exons ATGCCAGTCCTGCTGACTGCCTTTCTGGCATTTTTGCTACTGGGGATTTTATCACTCATACTGTTCAG ATGGTTCGTCTCCAATTTGGCTGTGCGATTTTTCCACAATGTGTTTAACGCTGAGTTGAAGATCAAATCGGTGGGCCTCTTCTCAGTGCGAGGGATTAGTATCCAGTTTCAGCCGCAGCATACTCTG GAAATTGATCGGATATGGATTTCAAGCAAATTACTAAACCAAGACCTACC GAGGTACCTGGCTTTGTGTGTGGGAGAAACTCGAGTTCGGATCGACCTGCTGGAGCCCGTCCAACCTCGGGTGTCCAAAGGCAGTAGAAGAAATGACAGGAAGCTGCCGCTCAGTTCCTCTAAACTGCACCTCCTCTCTCAG TTACTCTCGCTCCATATTGATTCCATAAATGTAGTAGTGCTGAACCTGGCCCTGTCAGAGTCTCTCTGGCACATGACTACTACAGGCATCACCCTGCTGCTGGACCACCAAAGCAAAAG GTTGGCCTGGGATTTCTCTGTGGGACAGCTCAGCAGTAAAGTGCTTAAAAGCAGCCGACTG CAGGACACTTGCCTGGCTGAGGTTTCTCTGAGCCTGGCACTGACTGGGGATGTGAGCCTGCCGGACCTGCGGCCAGGCGGCCTGGGCCTCAGTGTCAGGACCCTGCAGGTCGAGCTCCATGAGGGACTGTTCCGCAGCCAGCTGCTGCCGCCCCCTCCTCCAGAAAGCACGCACACTATGGCTGAAACCGCAG AGTGTGAGGAGGATTCTTATGTGCAAACAGCAGCAGTAGAGCAGTTTCATAAACTAGTTCCTCAGAAGGTTAATGTGGAGTTTGAGAACACTAATATGACCTTGTCCATGCACAGTCAAAAAAG ACATTTGAACTGGACTCTGAAGTCTTTGAAGGTCAGCTACGGGCGTGATGATGAACAGCTTCCTCTCAGGAGTTTCACTCCTGAGCTCTGTTTCCCCCAAAGCAGCCTGGAGCTTCTGCTGGAGG ACGGGCTTCTGCTCTCACAGAGCCGACAGAGGATCATTTGCCTCAACACTTTAAGGACCGTCCTGCAG GTGACTTCAGTAGATATCTCTGGCTCAGTCACAGTCAACACTTGTATCATCCACTACCGTCACCAGGAGTTCTCCCACTGGCTTGACCTGTTCCCATGGGAACAACTCTCTCACaggaaaaccacacacagaaaaaa GCGTTTTCCACACCTGGATGCTCCTGTGATGGTCAGCTCCTCTGTGTCTAATGTAAACGTATCTGTGCAGCTAGGCGACACACCACCCTTTGCTCTCGGCTTCCTCTCTGCGGGTGCAG AGCTGCAGCACCTGCTGGATATCAGCACTGATGCAGAGTCTCTAAAGAGTCAAAATGTGCACCAGCGTGCCTCTCTGACCCTGGACCACTTCTGGTGGCGAGTGGGCCAGGGCTCCCACATCCAGCAAGCTCCTCACCCACCAGGCAAACACGTGTGGGGAGAGGCCCTCATCCTCGACTCCCTCAAactacag TGCAGCTGTAACAAGCCCCAGATGGAGACCTCCAGCCGCTCAGAGAGCGTGTGTGCAGAGGCCAGTCTGAGGGGTCTACAAGTGGAGGTTTCAGAGAcctgtgctctgtgtctgtcacgTCTGCTGTCCCTCTTCAGAGTGAACagaatgaaggaaaacaaaaccaagatcCCCCCTGACCTAGCGCCTTCCCCTGTGACAGAGTTGCCTTCCCCTCTCAGCCAGGGGCACGTACCTCTGCTTTTTAAACTGGAGCTCAACCTGGAGGACGTCAATGTGTTTACCCTCTCTAACGTGGCAG GTGCAGTAGCCTTACGAGTGGATACGGTTGGTGCTCTGGGCTCAGGGGAAAGctccagtgtgtctgtgcggGGCGTGTCCCTGGCTATGGTTAAGACGATCACTGAGACCATGGAGCCCTGCTGTCCTGCTGCTCAAACAGTCAACCCTCTTCTCAGCCTAACCACTCTGACTGTGTCCTACCATTTAAGCATACACACCCTTGAG GTCCGGTGTGAAAATGATCTGTTGATGCAGTGGACACCATCAGACCACATGTTCCTATATCACCATTTCACAGAGAGCCAAAGTTGTTGGAACACCCTGTCCACGGCTTTGAGTCTTAAGCAAAAGGACCAAGCAGCAGAAGCTGCAGCTTCTCCCGGCCGGAGCCTCAGCGTCCGTGTGGAGCTGGACGGCACCCGCCTCAGGGCGCACGTGGGTGAAGAAAGCTTCATCCTGCTACATGCTGACTCTTTGttcctttacaaacacactggcTCTGTGCACATGAAAGCCCCTCACCTGGTCTTCAACTTCGACGGCAACAACATCTTCTCGTTCTCTGGGATCGACGTGCAGATGTTGGAGGATCTGGAGGAAATAAGGATGCACAGGGGCCATTTTCCCTTTCTCACCACTCCACAAAACCGTGTCTGGCTCTTCACCTGTCCCAGCGTGGTCATCGAGTTTCCTTACCAGTACAACTTCTCCAACACCTTCGATAAGGCCATTAGCGTGCAGAAGTGGCTGAAGACCTTGCACCGTGGCAGCAGCCCGCCCTCAGAGCCCCAGCGCTTGCCCCCGGATCTGCTCTTCCGCGTCAACCAGTTCTCTTTCGTCTTCTTGGACGACGTTTTCGAGATAAAGCTACGCGACAACTACGAGCTGATGAAGGACGAAAGCAAGGAGAGCGCCAAGCGCCTGCAGCTCCTGGATAAGAAAGTAGCTGACCTGCGCAAACAGCACGGGGAGCTGCTGCCAGCCCGTAAGATCGAGGAGCTCTACACCTCGCTGGAGCGTAAACACATCGAAATCTACATCCAACGCTCACGTCGCCTCTACGCCAACACACCCATGCGCAAATCCTTGCTCACGTGGACGGTGTCGGACCTGGAGCTGGTGGTGTTAGCTGACGTGTCTCTGCACGGGCCTGAACGGGTCAGAGAACAGCTTAGAGACATCGATGGCATCAGCCCGTTCCCCAGAGATGGCCTGCCCCTCGTCATTCAGTGGTGCCGTGCCATCAAATTCAAGCTCACTGCTTTTCTGG TGAGAATTCGGGACTACCCCCGGTATCTGTTTGAGATCCGAGAATGGGCTCTGTCTGGGAGGCTCATTGGCACAGAGCAGGATGGGGGGATTCGGGCGCGCCGTAAGCAGGTGGTGCAGCTGGGTCAGCCATGGGGTGACGTCACAGTTCACAGGAATATGCCGCCACTCAAATTCTACTACGACGTCCACT CAAATATTTCCCTCTACACCATTGTCTGGGGACCGTGCTGGGACCCTGCCTGGACCCTGATTGGCCAAGCTGTCGATTTACTGACCAAGCCTACGGCTGACCCCTCTCCCCCGCTAGCCTGGTGGGATAAGAGCCGTCTGCTGCTGCACGGTCGCTGGGTCATGGACATCGACCAGGCCAACTTGCACCAACTAGCCACTGAG GACCCTTACAACACCACAGAGAACTTGCACTGGGAGTGGAACAAactcaactttgactggaacccCGGCCAGTTTGTGTTCAAGGGAGACATGGATGTGAATGTTAGGACAGCCTCTAA GTATGATGATATCTGTTTCTTACACTTACCCAACCTGTGTATGACCCTTGACCTGCAATGGCTTTGTCATGGCAACCCCCACGACCATCACGCTGTAATGCTCTGCTGTGCGGAGAACATTGCTGATGTGACCTCAGGTCAACCCCATGACTCCTACAGGGCTTTCCGCTCCGAGAACCTCAACCTCTCCATTACCATGGACCTCAACCAGCACTCTGCAGCAG AGCCGTGCCAGCCCAGAATCCTCCTCTACAGCAGCACTCTGCGCTGGATGCAGAACTTCTGGGCCACCTGGACCAGCGTGTCACGGCCCATCTGCAGAGGGAAGCTCTTCCACAGCCTGAGGCCCATCCGCAAGAAGCTGGGCCAGCACTACAAACAGATGTCCTACACAGCAGCCTTCCCCCAGCTCCAG GTACATTACTGGGCATCCTTTGCTCAGCAGAGAGGCATCCAGCTGGAGTGCAGTAAGGGACACATCTTCACCAGGGGAACGCAGAGGCTCATTCCACAGG CTGGCACTGTGATGAGAAGGCTGATCTCAGAGTGGAACGTCACTCAGATGGTCAGCGAGCTTTCTCTGGTCACCGTTCACCTGATGGCCTCGACGTGGGACGAAACGGCAGACCACCAAATCAACGCCCAGGTGAAGAAAACCCACCTGCTCAGCCTGTCCTCTCTCAGCTATCAGAGACAGAGCAACCGCatggaggag GAGGTGAACTCAAAAGATGAGAGCAAcgcctcttacacacacaagctgtgttTGGTGGACTTGCGTGCTTCGTGGACCACCACCAATAGGAACATAGCCTTCGGCCTGTACGACGGCTATAAGAAAGCTGCCGTGCTGAAGAGGAACCTGTCCACTGAGGCTCTGAAGGGCCTTCGCATTGACACCCAAATTCAGGCCAAAAAGCTAAAGCGCTCCATGTCAAGCTACTCCCCAAACACTGCACCCGCCACCCCCGTCATTCCCACCGCCAGCCGTGCCGAAAAGAGTCCGAACGAAG GGACATCCATGCTGCAGAAGCTGATCGAGGAGACAGATAAATTTGTGGTGTTTTCAGAAGAAGAGGCAGGTGTGAGCGAACAGCTGTGTGGCATTGCTGCCTGCCAGACTGACGATGTGTATAATCGGAACTGGTTCATAGAACTGGTCAACTGTCAG ATGATGCTGCGTGGGACTGAGACGGCGGGATGTGTGCTGGTGTCTGCTGCTAAGGCTCAGCTGCTGCAGTGTGAACACCACCCGGCCTGGTACAAcgacacactcaaacagaagaCCACCTGGACCTGTCTGCTGGACGGCATGCAGTATTTTGCCACCATGGAGCCCAACCCCTCTGAGCAAGAGGATTGGCAACTCTGGCTGGAA GTTAAAAACATTGAGGAGCACCGACAGCGTCACCTGGACTCAGTGCAGGAACTGATGGAGAGTGGTCAGGCTGTCGGAGGCATGGTCAGCACCACCACCG ACTGGAATCAGCCATCTCAGGTACAGGAGACTCAGCAGGTCCAGCGTATCATCTCGCGTTGTAGTTGCCGGATGTATTACATCGGCTATAGCCACGACATCGACCCTGAGCTTGCCACTCAGATTAAGCCACCAGAGATGAGAGACAGCCATGAGAAAGAAGATCTGCTCAAGAAACAGGCTG gTGCAGTGGACACgttcacactcattcacaatGACTTGGAGATCTCCACCAATCCGGTGCAGTATGCCATGATCTTGGATATAGTGAACAATCTTCTACTCCATGTGGAGCCTAAACGGAAG GAGCACAGCGAGAAGAAACAGCGTGTGCGCTTCCAGCTGGAGATCTCAAGTAACCCTGAGGAGCAACGCAGCAGCATTCTGCATCTCCAGGAAGCCGTTCGGCAGCACGTGGCCCAGATCCGCAGGCTGGAGAAACAGATCTATTCCAACATGCGG GCccagacagaggagatgagaggagatgAGCTGTCTGACATCAACCTTCGCCTGCAGAACCAACTCAACCAAGAGAAGACAGACTTGCAGATGAAGAGTGAGGAGCTGAACATCCTCATCAG ATGTTTTAAGGATTTCCAGCTGCAGCGGGCCAATAAGCTGGAGCTGCGTAAGCCGCCGGAGGATGTTAGCGTGGTGCGCCGCACCGAGTTCTACTTTGCCCAGGCGCGCTGGTGCCTCACCGAGGAAGACGGCCAGCTTGGCATCGCTGAACTGGAGCTCCAGAGGTTCATGTATAGCAAG CTGAACAAATCTGATGACACAGCTGAACATCTCCTTGAACTGGGGTGGTTCACCATGAACAACCTGCTCCCCAACGCTGCTTACAAG GTGGTTCTGCGCCCTCAGAGCCCCTGCCAATCAGGACGTCAGCTCGCCCTCCGCATCTTTAGTAAAGTTCGCCCCCCTGTGGGCGGCATCTCTGTCAAAGAGCACTTTGAG GTCAATGTGGTGCCACTCACCATTCAGCTAATGTATCAGTTCTTCAAGAGGATGATGGGATTTTTCTTCCCCGGACGAAAcgtggaagaagaagaagttagCGATGAGGAGGACAAATTTCGATTAGTTACCACAG GTGTTGTTAAGCCACGGCAGCTGTCTGAAGACTCCATAGGGGGACTCACGCCCAGTAAAGGGGTAGCCCAGGGGTTGAATCGCACCGCCGGTGTCAGGAGGTCGTTTCGTAAGCCGCCTGAG cATCCGGTAGATGACATtgataaaatgaaagagagggcgGCCATGAACAACTCCTTTATCTACATCAAGATCCCCCAGGTTCCTCTCTGTGTCAGCTATAAG GGCGAGAAGAGTAGCGTCGATTGGAAGGATCTTAATCTGGTCTTACCCTGCCTGGAGTATCATAACAACACGTGGACCTGGCTGGATTTTGCCATGGCTGTGAAGAGAGACAGTCGCAAAGCCCTGGTGGCCCAG ATGATAAAAGAGAAGTTGCGGCTGAAGCCAGCGGCCGGCTCCGAGTCCCGAGGGAAAACGGCGGACGGAAAGACGGACAGCAGCCTccagcagcaggaggaggacGAGAAGGCCCGTCTCCTGATCGGCCTCAGCACGGCCGACAAGAGCTCCAGCAAGAAGAGCATCTTCAGTCGCAGGAAGTGA
- the glod4 gene encoding glyoxalase domain-containing protein 4, producing MALRRALHFVFKVGDRTKTATFYRDVLGMKILRHEEFDEGCKATCNGPYDGKWSKTMVGFGAEDDHFVAELTYNYGVGHYKLGNDFLGLTLQSSQAVSNAKKVGWPLKEVGEALYLVEAPGGYRFYLVDKEQPQTDPVQKVSLGVSDLQRSVHYWSSLLGMKVMEKNEEKKTVLLGFSETQCKLELQDIGGSVDHGTAYGRIAFSCPRVQLPEIEALMKKENHTILTPLVSLDTPGKATVEVVILADPDGHEICFVGDEAFRQLSVMDPNGSALLTKAIAEDKSNEWFAKNNREKASA from the exons ATGGCACTGAGGCGAGCTCtacattttgtgtttaaagtGGGTGACAGGACCAAAACAGCCACCTTTTATCGAGATGTGCTTGGTATGAAG ATTCTGCGTCACGAGGAATTTGACGAAGGTTGTAAAGCAACTTGTAATGG CCCATATGATGGAAAATGGAGTAAAACCATGGTTGGGTTTGGAGCAGAGGATGATCATTTTGTTGCAGAATTAACATATAATTATGGAGTTGGACATTACAAGCTTGGAAATGACTTTCTG GGACTCACCCTTCAGTCCAGTCAGGCTGTAAGTAATGCTAAGAAAGTTGGCTGGCCGCTCAAAGAAGTCGGAGAGGCTCTGTACCTGGTCGAAGCCCCAGGTGGATACCGGTTCTATCTGGTTGACAAAGAGCAACCACAGACTG ATCCTGTTCAGAAAGTGTCCTTGGGTGTGTCTGATCTGCAGCGCTCTGTCCATTACTGGTCCTCACTGCTGGGGATGAAAGTGATggagaaaaatgaggaaaagaaaacagtgcttttgGGATTCTCAGAGACTCAG TGCAAACTGGAGTTACAGGACATTGGAGGTTCTGTAGACCATGGAACAGCCTACGGGAGGATTGCATTCTCATGTCCACGTGTACAg ttacCAGAAATTGAAGCCCTTATGAAGAAGGAAAACCATACAATTCTTACTCCCTTGGTTAGCTTGGACACACCAGGCAAAGCAACAGTGGAAGTGGTGATTCTGGCTGATCCT GATGGTCATGAAATCTGCTTTGTGGGTGATGAGGCATTTAGACAGCTCTCTGTCATGGACCCCAATGGCAGTGCCTTGCTGACTAAG GCCATAGCTGAGGATAAGAGTAATGAATGGTTTGCCAAGAATAACAGGGAGAAGGCTTCAGCATAA
- the mrm3a gene encoding rRNA methyltransferase 3A, mitochondrial — protein MAAFMRGVSHEILISVGRSTLFRKAAPTAIDSRRYVRALRRRPVSVVYPDGQRETLRKPYQILDSESKQSKHQPSTLQTERQTAGKDIFKKHAPQKASTKHGDNAAITGEHLSQFTDEPGSLKEKLSGLRIEKALPGDKKLGKVVSIARSRTYREQQGKILLEGRRLICDALNAGAIPQIVFFSKAERLCELPIEKLKRASLVKVKFEDIKIWSDLVTPQGVIAIFSKPDTSRLEFPKDLRLQTVPLSLICDNIRDPGNLGTILRCAAAAGCDRVLLTKGCVDAWEPKVLRAAMGAHFRLPIFPSLSWDDIPEHLPAAVTVHVADNCSSSQRAEETETPSKRVLKPSDLGWVSNRPNSKQRHFEEMDSDSDDEFDDSDVEDNVSKFSFPRVEPKLYLESWIQKNTALVIGGETHGLSLEALQLAEKTDGRRLFVPVALGMDSLNSAMAASILLFEGRRQLLSPGRREKSKIH, from the exons ATGGCGGCGTTCATGAGAGGTGTGAGCCACGAGATATTAATTTCTGTAGGGAGAAGTACGTTGTTTAGGAAAGCAGCGCCTACCGCTATAGACTCAAGGAGATATGTCCGTGCTCTCAGACGAAGACCCGTATCGGTGGTGTATCCAGATGGCCAGCGTGAGACATTGCGAAAACCCTATCAGATACTCGATTCTGAGAGTAAACAGTCTAAACATCAACCCAGTAcacttcagacagagagacaaacggCGGGCAAAGACATCTTTAAAAAACATGCTCCTCAAAAGGCGTCCACTAAGCACGGGGATAACGCGGCGATAACAGGTGAACATTTGTCTCAGTTTACGGACGAACCGGgatcattaaaagaaaaactcagtGGTTTGCGAATCGAAAAGGCTCTACCGGGTGACAAGAAATTAGG GAAGGTCGTGAGTATTGCTCGTTCAAGGACGTACCGGGAGCAGCAGGGGAAGATATTACTCGAGGGGCGACGTCTTATTTGTGATGCTCTGAACGCCGGAGCCATACCTCAGATCGTGTTCTTCAGTAAAGCAGAACGGCTGTGTGAGCTTCCCATTGAAAAACTGAAACGAGCGTCTCTTGTCAAGgtcaaatttgaagacatcAAAATTTGGTCTGATTTGGTCACCCCACAAGGCGTGATAG CAATATTTTCCAAACCCGATACATCTCGGTTGGAGTTTCCCAAGGATCTCCGTCTTCAGACAGTCCCTTTGTCACTGATCTGTGATAACATCCGTGACCCTGGGAATCTGGGGACGATTTTGCGATGTGCTGCAGCTGCTGGCTGTGATAGAGTGCTTCTCACTAAGG GATGCGTGGATGCCTGGGAACCAAAAGTGCTGCGAGCCGCGATGGGTGCCCACTTCCGTCTCCCCATCTTTCCCAGTTTGTCCTGGGATGATATTCCAGAACACTTACCGGCGGCAGTGACGGTTCACGTAGCGGATAACTGCAGCAGCTCACAGAGGGCCGAAGAAACAGAGACCCCATCTAAGAGAGTCCTAAAACCAAGTGATTTGGGATGGGTTAGCAACAGGCCAAACagtaaacagagacactttgaGGAGATGGACTCAGACTCCGATGATGAGTTTGACGACTCAGATGTTGAGGATAATGTGAGTAAATTTTCTTTTCCCCGCGTGGAGCCCAAACTGTACCTTGAAAGCTGGATTCAGAAAAACACTGCACTAGTCATTGGTGGCGAGACACATGGACTCAGCCTGGAAGCTCTCCAGCTAGCCGAGAAAACAGACGGTAGACGACTCTTTGTTCCTGTGGCTTTGGGAATGGACAGTTTAAACTCTGCCATGGCTGCCAGTATTCTGTTGTTTGAGGGTAGAAGGCAGCTATTGAGTCCTGGCAGAAGAGAAAAATCTAAAATACATTGA